The genomic segment TCATTCAGATACGAACGGAAGGGCCTATCGTCTTCCCAACGGGAATACGCTGATGATTGAATCCGAAAAAGCCTGCGCCATTGAAGTAACACCGGATAAAGAAATTGTCTGGGAATTTCTTACAGGACAGAAGACAGGTCAAACAAAAGACAATACAGCCATATTGTTTGATTTGACCCGCCTGCCCGCCGATATGTCATTCGCATGGTTGGACTATTAACATCTGTTTTGCTGAGTAGCCATGTTGTTAATACGCACAACATCGTGCGGAATTCGGGGAAAGAGAATGATAATCGCCGCCATTAGCGCCGACGTTTTCATCTTATATCCGTTCCTTTTTTCCGAATGATGCGGTATTTGGACAGGCCGATATCTGAATTATTAACCGGAGCCAGTACAATCTGAAGCGCTGGTTGCGGATTGCGAAATAACCGTTCGTTATCTCCGATTCAGATATCTTAAGGCTGATTAGTTTGTTTCAGTCCAATAATCTGGTGTATATTCTGGATTTTTCAGCCTCTGTCAAGTGTAGGGGCTTGTTTCTTCGCAAAAGAGCGGACAAGATCATGAGCAGCGGCGCTGTGTTATGATGATTGCGACCTATGGACAAAAGGATCAAAAAAACGTGAAACTGGTTATTGTGGAATCTCCTGCCAAGGCGACCACCATTGGCAATATTTTAGGTAAAGACTATAAAGTGCTGGCGAGTTTTGGGCATGTCCGCGATCTGCCCAAGTCGGCGGGCGAAATTCCTGCCGCTTATAAAGGCGCTTCGTGGTCGCGGCTCGGCGTCAATGTGGACGAAGATTTTTCCGCTCTCTACGTCATCCAAAAAGATAGTAAGCGGCATATTAGCGAATTGAAAAAAGCCTGTAAGGACGCGGATGAAATCATTCTCGCAACGGACGAAGACCGCGAGGGCGAATCCATCAGCTCGCACTTGCTGGAAATACTCAAACCGAAAGTACCGGTCAGACGCATCGCCTTCCACGAAATCACAGCCGATGCCATTAAAAACGCTTTGAAATCGCCGCGCTCCGTGAATGAACAGTTGGTGCGCGCCCAGGAAACACGGCGCATCTTAGACAGCCTTTTCGGTTATGAACTGTCGCCCGTATTGTGGCGCAAGATCCGAGGGCGGCTCAGCGCCGGCCGTGTGCAGAGTGTTGCGTTGCGGCTTGTCGTTGAACGGGAAGAAGAACGGCGCGCCTTCATGAAATCCGCCTATTGGGATGCCGAAGCGGCCTTGTCGCGGGATGGCAAGTCCTTTTCCGCCACCCTCACCACCGTGAAGGGGCAGCGTGTTGCGGGGGGAAAAGACTTTGATCCTGCCACGGGCAGCTTGAAGAAGGAGGGCAGTTCCGCGCCTATTTGGCTGGACGAAGAGAAGATTAACACCCTCTTGGAAATTCTGAAAGCCGCTGTGCCCTGGCATGTGGTCTCTCTAGAAGAAAAAGAAAGTACCCAACGGCCGTATCCGCCTTTTATCACCTCAACGCTGCAGCAGGCAGCCAGCGGCGTGCTCGGCTTTTCTCCGCGCAAAACCATGCAGGTTGCCCAAAAGCTGTATGAAGGCGTGAACATGGGCGATGGGGCGCGGGAAGGGCTCATCACCTACATGCGTACAGACTCCGTGGTGTTGAGCGAGAAAGCGCTTCAGGAAGCGGCAGCCTATATTACCGATCAGTTCGGCGCGAACTACCACACGCGCCGTCAATATAAGACGAAGTCGAAACTGGCGCAGGAAGCGCACGAAGCCATACGGCCCACCAATATCCGGTATACGCCCGATTCGGTGGCGCGCTATTTAAGCCAAGATGAGCTGCGTTTGTATCAGCTGATCTGGAGCCGTACCATTGCCAGCCAAATGGCGGACGCCAAAATCATGCGTACCACCGTTGATCTGGAGGCGAAGAGCGAGGAGGAGACGGCAGTATTTCGGGCGAACGGCTCCGTCGTCATCTTCCCGGGATTCCTGAAGGTCATGAGCGGCCAGCAAAAAGATAAGGAGCTGCCTGCCCTGGCTGTGGGGATGACCGTCTCCACCGCGGCAGGGGCCGATATCCTGCTGGAAGGGCTCAGCGCGACGAGTCATGAAACGCAGCCGCCGGCACGGTATACGGAAGCTTCGCTCGTACGGCGCCTTGAAGAGGAGGGCATCGGCCGGCCGTCCACCTATGCGCCCACCGTCGCCGTCATTCAGCAGCGCGGCTATGTGGAGCGTGTCGGTACGGCGCTGGCGCCGACCTATATCGGTATTGCCGTCATCTTCCTTTTACGGGAACATTTTTCCGATTATGTGGATTTAGGCTTCACCTCGCGGATGGAAGATAAGCTCGACGCTATCGCCGAAGGACAGCAAGATTGGCTCTCTTTCCTCAAAGGCTTTTATTTCGGGGAAACGGCCGACGGTAAAGGACTCAAACCGCGGGTACACGATTCCTTTTCGTCGGTAGATTTCCCCGTGATCCCCGTGGGCGAAGATGCTGAAGGCGACGCAATCGTCATCCGCGTTGGGAAAACGGCGCCCTTCCTCCAGCGCGAATTCAAAGACGGACAGACAGAGACTGCCACAATTCCCGAAAAAGTGTATTTCGATGAATTAAAAGTGGAAAAGGCGGTTCATATTCTCAACACGAAATCGAAACGCGAAGAGGGCTTGGGCACCTGTCCAACTACAGGCGAACGGGTCTACCTCTTGGAAGGCCCATACGGCCCCTACGTGCAGCTGGGCGAATCGGACGGCGACGAGAAACCGAAGCGCATGGGATTGCCCCGGGGGATGAGTCCCGATGAGGTCACCTTCGAAAAAGCGCTGCAGCTCTTGGAACTGCCGCGAAAGCTTGGCGAACACCCCGACACGGGTAAATCGGTGAGCGTCAGTATCGGCCGCTTTGGCCCCTATGTCGTCCATGACGGTGATTTCCGCAGTATTAACGCGGCCGTGCTGCTCACGCTTACGCTGGAAGAGGCCCTCGCTATTTTAGCGCAGCCCAAGAACAGCCGGGGCGCTAAAAAACTGCTGCGCAACCTCCGTGAGGCAACAGATGACAGCCCCGCTATCGATCTTTATGAAGGGCGCTACGGCCCTTATGTGACCGATGGAACAACGAACGCTTCCCTGCCCAAGACGCAATCGCCCGATACGCTGAAAATTGATGAAGCGCTGGCGCTTCTGGTAAAGGCTGCGGAAAAGAATGCGGCGAAAGCCAAAGCTGCGCCGAGGAAGAAGGCTGCGGCGAAAAAGAAGACGGCTGCCAAGAAACCTGCGGCGAAAAAGGCCGCTGCAAAAAAACCTGCGGCGAAAAAGAAAAACCAAGCAGAGGGGGCGTGAAAGAAATGGGGGACCAACAAGAACGGAAATCTTTAGCGCGTATCTTGACCATTGCGGGCAGCGACAGCGGCGGCGGCGCCGGTATTCAAGCAGACCTGAAAACTTGTTCAGCACTCGGCTGTTTCGGCATGACTGCCATCACCGCCATCACGGCGCAAAACACGGTGGAAGTGCGCAATATTCACGAGATCCCCATTGACTGCATCCAAGACCAAATTGCTGCGGTAGTGGAAGATATTGGTGTTGATGCCCTTAAAACGGGGATGCTCAGCAGTGCCGCCATCGTTTCAGCCGTTGCCGAGAGTCTGCGCAGCTTGAAGCTGCGCAATATCGTGGTTGACCCGGTCATGATCTCGAAAAGCGGCGCCCACTTACTCAAAGCTGATGCGGTAGAGGCATTGAAACAAGATCTCTTGCCTTTGGCAACGGTTCTATGT from the Candidatus Hydrogenedentota bacterium genome contains:
- the thiD gene encoding bifunctional hydroxymethylpyrimidine kinase/phosphomethylpyrimidine kinase, coding for MGDQQERKSLARILTIAGSDSGGGAGIQADLKTCSALGCFGMTAITAITAQNTVEVRNIHEIPIDCIQDQIAAVVEDIGVDALKTGMLSSAAIVSAVAESLRSLKLRNIVVDPVMISKSGAHLLKADAVEALKQDLLPLATVLCPNIPEAEELAGVTLKQEKDIAPLLRRLHALGPKYILLKGGHLPSASAVDYLFDGEEILTFEEERLDTANTHGTGCTYAAGIACYLGKGQSVAQAVRLAKNYLTEAIRQGQDLGLGKGAGPLHHGWNQS
- the topA gene encoding type I DNA topoisomerase; this encodes MIATYGQKDQKNVKLVIVESPAKATTIGNILGKDYKVLASFGHVRDLPKSAGEIPAAYKGASWSRLGVNVDEDFSALYVIQKDSKRHISELKKACKDADEIILATDEDREGESISSHLLEILKPKVPVRRIAFHEITADAIKNALKSPRSVNEQLVRAQETRRILDSLFGYELSPVLWRKIRGRLSAGRVQSVALRLVVEREEERRAFMKSAYWDAEAALSRDGKSFSATLTTVKGQRVAGGKDFDPATGSLKKEGSSAPIWLDEEKINTLLEILKAAVPWHVVSLEEKESTQRPYPPFITSTLQQAASGVLGFSPRKTMQVAQKLYEGVNMGDGAREGLITYMRTDSVVLSEKALQEAAAYITDQFGANYHTRRQYKTKSKLAQEAHEAIRPTNIRYTPDSVARYLSQDELRLYQLIWSRTIASQMADAKIMRTTVDLEAKSEEETAVFRANGSVVIFPGFLKVMSGQQKDKELPALAVGMTVSTAAGADILLEGLSATSHETQPPARYTEASLVRRLEEEGIGRPSTYAPTVAVIQQRGYVERVGTALAPTYIGIAVIFLLREHFSDYVDLGFTSRMEDKLDAIAEGQQDWLSFLKGFYFGETADGKGLKPRVHDSFSSVDFPVIPVGEDAEGDAIVIRVGKTAPFLQREFKDGQTETATIPEKVYFDELKVEKAVHILNTKSKREEGLGTCPTTGERVYLLEGPYGPYVQLGESDGDEKPKRMGLPRGMSPDEVTFEKALQLLELPRKLGEHPDTGKSVSVSIGRFGPYVVHDGDFRSINAAVLLTLTLEEALAILAQPKNSRGAKKLLRNLREATDDSPAIDLYEGRYGPYVTDGTTNASLPKTQSPDTLKIDEALALLVKAAEKNAAKAKAAPRKKAAAKKKTAAKKPAAKKAAAKKPAAKKKNQAEGA